In the Betaproteobacteria bacterium genome, one interval contains:
- a CDS encoding response regulator transcription factor: MTRKADLLGSFSRLVLEVYHASRERTADQFQEAAVRLLKPVLGFDSSMWGTGTLSGDGLAVHSIHLHEQSPEMIDSWQLVNHEDTVAYECSKRPGWVNNAHMPTVFCERDKSGMRDLTKRFRVGNALVTGYVQQQMSLANWVSLYRQDPDKQFSEDERILFEALFPHVVEALTINRLVNLDRVYATNRGRNAFVAIADRRGAIYVSDSGFETVVRSEWNDWTSRVLPRPLAALTNTINPQTFRGARITVEVRNVGDLFFLKARPLTPIDRLSPREREVAEYFGAGRSHKRVAQLLGISPVTVRNYLQTIYGKLGVKDKAELAQMLERSI, translated from the coding sequence ATGACCAGAAAAGCCGATCTGCTCGGTTCTTTCTCGCGCCTCGTGCTTGAGGTCTATCACGCCTCGCGTGAAAGGACCGCCGACCAGTTCCAGGAAGCCGCCGTTCGACTGCTCAAGCCTGTGCTGGGTTTCGATTCGTCCATGTGGGGAACCGGAACGCTGTCAGGGGACGGACTTGCCGTTCATTCGATTCATCTTCACGAGCAGTCTCCCGAGATGATCGACAGCTGGCAGCTCGTAAACCACGAAGACACGGTTGCGTACGAATGCTCGAAAAGACCAGGTTGGGTTAATAACGCCCACATGCCCACCGTCTTTTGCGAAAGAGACAAGTCGGGGATGCGCGATCTCACGAAGCGCTTCAGAGTGGGGAATGCCTTGGTCACCGGGTACGTGCAGCAGCAGATGTCGCTCGCGAACTGGGTATCCCTTTACCGGCAAGACCCGGACAAGCAGTTTTCGGAGGATGAACGAATATTATTTGAGGCGTTGTTTCCGCACGTCGTAGAAGCTTTGACGATCAATCGGCTCGTGAACCTCGACAGGGTCTACGCAACCAATCGCGGGAGAAATGCGTTCGTGGCAATCGCAGATCGGCGGGGCGCGATCTATGTGTCCGACAGCGGCTTTGAAACCGTCGTGCGTTCAGAGTGGAACGATTGGACTTCTCGGGTGCTGCCGCGACCTCTCGCCGCGTTGACGAACACGATCAACCCGCAGACGTTCCGAGGCGCACGAATCACCGTTGAAGTTAGAAACGTCGGCGACCTCTTCTTCCTGAAGGCGCGCCCGCTGACACCGATTGACCGGTTGAGCCCGCGCGAGCGGGAAGTCGCAGAGTATTTCGGTGCAGGGCGCAGCCACAAGAGGGTCGCGCAGCTACTTGGCATTTCGCCGGTGACGGTCCGCAACTATCTACAGACGATATACGGCAAGCTAGGTGTGAAAGATAAAGCGGAGCTTGCCCAAATGCTGGAGCGCTCGATCTGA